In the Populus trichocarpa isolate Nisqually-1 chromosome 1, P.trichocarpa_v4.1, whole genome shotgun sequence genome, one interval contains:
- the LOC7495834 gene encoding uncharacterized protein LOC7495834, with product MATNSTFQLFSPSSAASGFFDSSTEPPPPPPPPPVEVLSSEVSLNVKCSVESVNLEDGLTLLKGRVSTKEVFGLPNSDLVPGVYEGGLKLWEGSLDLINALQAEVRNGHLSFSGKRVLELGCGHGLPGIFAFLEGASAVHFQDFNAEVLQCLTIPNVNANLSEKLSPSTSEDASSDTEGELRFFAGDWSQVHQCLPHANKKEKDLGCSLGHSPHSGYDIVLMAETIYSISAQHNLYSLIKKCLSHPGGVVYMAAKKHYFGVGGGTRQFLSMVEKDGAMAASLVAEVADGSSNVREVWKLSI from the exons ATGGCCACGAACTCAACCTTTCAGTTATTCTCTCCATCATCCGCAGCGTCAGGGTTCTTTGATTCTTCTACAGAGcctcctccccctccccctcctccTCCAGTTGAAGTTCTCTCCTCTGAG GTTTCTTTGAATGTTAAATGCTCTGTGGAGTCGGTTAACTTAGAAGATGGTCTTACTTTACTCAAG GGAAGGGTTAGTACTAAAGAGGTTTTTGGGTTGCCTAACTCAGATTTAGTACCTGGTGTATATGAAG GGGGGTTAAAGCTTTGGGAGGGTTCCCTAGACCTTATTAATGCTCTTCAAGCAgaggttcgaaatggccatttATCGTTTAGTGGAAAGCGAGTTTTAGAG CTTGGGTGTGGCCATGGACTTCCTGGGATCTTTGCGTTCCTTGAG GGTGCAAGTGCTGTACATTTCCAGGATTTCAATGCTGAAGTCCTTCAATGTCTCACCATTCCCAATGTAAATGCCAATCTTTCAGAAAAATTGAGCCCTTCTACATCAGAAGATGCTAGTTCTGATACTGAAGGAGAACTACGTTTCTTTGCTGGTGACTGGAGCCAAGTCCATCAATGTCTTCCTCATGCtaacaaaaaagagaaggacCTTGGTTGCAGCTTAGGGCATAGTCCACATTCTGGttatgatattgttttgatggcAGAGACAATCTATTCAATCTCTGCTCAACACAATCTCTACAGCCTTATAAAGAAG TGCTTGAGCCATCCTGGTGGAGTAGTATATATGGCAGCCAAAAAGCACTATTTTGGAGTAGGTGGAGGAACACGACAATTTCTGTCTATGGTAGAAAAGGATG gtgCTATGGCTGCAAGTCTTGTTGCTGAAGTTGCGGATGGATCGTCTAATGTCCGCGAAGTGTGGAAGCTCTCAATTTAG